The following proteins come from a genomic window of Aspergillus luchuensis IFO 4308 DNA, chromosome 3, nearly complete sequence:
- a CDS encoding VHS domain protein (BUSCO:EOG09261KZ6;~COG:U;~EggNog:ENOG410PFC4;~InterPro:IPR002014,IPR013041,IPR041198,IPR004152, IPR038425,IPR008152,IPR008153,IPR008942;~PFAM:PF03127,PF02883,PF18308,PF00790;~go_process: GO:0006886 - intracellular protein transport [Evidence IEA];~go_process: GO:0016192 - vesicle-mediated transport [Evidence IEA]), protein MAARDRFGAYAEPGLTPLQRAVRNACDLSHYEPNLALNLEVADLINSKKGNAPREAAFEIVHLINSRNQNVALLALALLDICVKNCGYPFHLQISTKEFLNELVRRFPERPQLRPTRVQHRILESIEEWRQTICQTSRYKEDLGHIRDMHRLLLYKGYVFPEIRHEDAAVLNPSDNLRSAEEMEEEEKEAQSAKLQELIRRGTPADLQEANRLMKVMAGYDNRHKTDYRAKAAEEVAKVQQKAKILEEMLQSHQPGDPVAEGDVFEELAGALQSAHPKIQKMCEEESDDPEAVHKLLEINDSIHRTIERYKLVKKGDWEAATRIPKGTLGTTTGVSKNANNQLSLIDFDPEPPASASTNGNGAPAATGGSSLENDLLGLSIDEPAPAVGGISLGPSITTTATPPVPQAPGGFKPNYDILSSLGSSSQPPSQSATPVPSARPQSIVATPTPPPAVDPFASLVSASPRHASPLPSGGSAAGHAVAGGSLLDLAGSGPTQPVGSSGKAAEEDEWNFASSLPESNTLPSTNRVSVLNSALRIEFVARRHPQQSQQIHVVALFSNGTSQPLNELHFQVAVEKAYTLQLRPQSGRDIGPLQNNGVQREMLISGVAGGKGNSIKMRYRVSYRVGSEHKEEQGMVPSLGIA, encoded by the exons ATGGCAGCGAGGGACCGTTTCGGTGCCTACGCTGAGCCGGGCTTAACACCGCTGCAACGGGCTGTTC GAAATGCCTGCGACTTGTCGCACTACGAACCCAACCTCGCCCTGAACCTTGAAGTGGCCGATCTGATCAACTCCAAGAAAGGCAATGC ACCTCGCGAAGCTGCCTTCGAAATCGTCCATCTAATCAACTCCCGGAATCAGAATGTGGCGTTACTAGCATTGGCG CTTCTCGACATCTGCGTCAAAAACTGCGGTTACCCATTTCACCTCCAGATTAGCACTAAAGAGTTTCTGAATGAGCTGGTTCGTCGATTCCCCGAGCGCCCGCAGCTGCGGCCGACTCGGGTGCAACATCGCATTCTCGAGTCCATTGAGGAGTGGAGACAAACGATCTGCCAGACGTCGCGGTACAAGGAGGATCTAGGCCATATTCGTGATATGCATAGGCTATTACTCTACAAAGGTTATGTGTTTCCGGAGATTCGCCATGAGGATGCGGCCGTCTTGAACCCCAGTGAT AACCTGCGGTctgcggaggagatggaagaggaggagaaagaggccCAGTCGGCTAAATTGCAGGAGCTGATTCGTAGGGGTACGCCTGCGGATCTGCAGGAGGCTAATCGTCTGATGAAGGTCATGGCCGGGTACGACAACAGACACAAGACTGATTACCGGGCTAAGGCGGCGGAAGAGGTCGCCAAGGTGCAGCAGAAGGCGAAGATCTTGGAGGAAATGCTACAGAGTCACCAGCCTGGCGACCCGGTCGCGGAGGGTGATGTGTTCGAG GAACTGGCTGGGGCGCTGCAGAGTGCCCATCCCAAGATCCAGAAGATGTGCGAGGAGGAGTCGGATGATCCGGAGGCGGTTCACAAGTTGCTCGAGATCAATGACAGCATACACCGGACCATTGAGCGGTACAAGCTTGTCAAGAAGGGCGACTGGGAAGCCGCCACACGAATCCCCAAGGGCACATTGGGCACGACAACAGGTGTATCGAAGAACGCAAACAACCAGCTGTCGCTTATCGACTTTGACCCGGAACCTCCTGCAAGTGCTAGTACTAACGGCAACGGTGCGCCGGCCGCGACCGGAGGCAGTTCATTGGAGAACGACTTGCTGGGGCTGTCAATAGACGAGCCCGCTCCGGCCGTGGGTGGTATCTCCTTAGGACCAT CGATCACGACCACTGCTACACCGCCGGTGCCGCAGGCTCCTGGTGGATTCAAGCCGAACTACGACATCCTGTCCTCGCTGGGCAGCTCTTCTCAACCGCCATCGCAGTCAGCCACTCCGGTGCCAAGTGCACGACCCCAGAGCATCGTCGCAACGCCCACTCCCCCACCGGCTGTCGACCCATTCGCTTCGCTGGTATCCGCTAGTCCCCGACATGCCAGTCCCCTCCCGTCTGGAGGATCTGCAGCCGGCCATGCAGTCGCTGGGGGGTCCCTGCTCGATCTGGCAGGAAGCGGACCGACGCAACCGgttggcagcagcggcaaggcggcggaggaggacgaaTGGAACTTTGCATCGTCGCTGCCGGAGAGCAACACGCTACCGAGCACCAACCGGGTGTCGGTCTTGAATTCGGCACTCCGAATTGAATTTGTGGCGCGGCGACACCCCCAGCAGTCGCAGCAAATCCATGTGGTGGCCCTGTTTTCGAACGGCACGAGCCAGCCACTGAACGAACTACACTTCCAGGTGGCTGTGGAGAAG GCGTACACGTTGCAACTCCGCCCGCAGTCCGGGCGGGACATTGGACCGCTGCAGAACAACGGGGTGCAGCGGGAGATGCTCATCTCCGGGGTAGCGGGGGGTAAGGGCAACTCGATCAAGATGCGGTACCGAGTGTCATACCGGGTGGGCAGTGAGCACAAAGAGGAGCAGGGGATGGTGCCGTCGTTGGGTATAGCCTGA
- a CDS encoding uncharacterized protein (COG:S;~EggNog:ENOG410PRUH), translating to MGSPAIDVDVCPNPRTKEENQERAFIAASRRKDRSLDARVESANRASSLHKQRTGKALLISREIVEREAMYEEVDDRYQEKINRMLHAQSMQLQTEFNRNLMAAFANRPSALHQRRASSHLNPRASLNGIRKMSLDLSGLRASVSDGMNTGPMTSPLAPHQGSYVLSPTYDGNSQSPSYPSVVPASSGQLPSYLTQTAGGPTWPAQLNGPQPMRSPWTGGFVSPVQQVPATTMGEMGAMPVRQFRDRMGSAPVIPVHAMPSPLLATPAASSNSSATVPPTTTTMSSSSSTASAGPRPAHPMYQHTRVRSEPGQALRTQSLANLSQLNSPPGMPMDSTEPVPTPDLCPTPSTPQSPTSTGQDPGLWGLDLNKDEGVMGYAQEHHMDPDYEDFSRFAFTLGSGPQLPESETAFDEFFTMEDFPVSA from the exons ATGGGCTCTCCCGCCATCGATGTGGATGTTTGTCCCAATCCCCGCACAAAGGAGGAGAACCAGGAACG TGCCTTCATAGCCGCCTCCCGTCGTAAAGACCGCAGCTTAGATGCTCGCGTGGAATCGGCCAACCGGGCCTCCAGCCTGCACAAGCAGCGGACCGGCAAGGCTCTCCTCATCAGTCGGGAAATTGTTGAACGAGAAGCCATGTACGAAGAGGTCGATGACCGCTACCAAGAGAAAATCAACCGTATGCTGCACGCTCAGTCGATGCAGCTGCAAACCGAGTTCAACCGCAATCTCATGGCGGCTTTTGCCAACCGTCCTAGTGCTCTGCACCAGCGTCGGGCCAGCTCCCACCTCAACCCGCGGGCCTCTCTCAACGGCATCCGCAAGATGAGTCTGGACTTGTCTGGGCTTCGTGCCTCTGTCTCCGACGGTATGAACACCGGGCCAATGACTAGCCCGTTGGCACCACACCAGGGTAGCTATGTGCTTTCCCCCACATACGACGGAAATTCCCAGTCGCCGTCGTATCCCAGCGTCGTCCCCGCGTCGTCGGGACAACTACCATCCTACCTCACCCAGACCGCGGGCGGACCCACCTGGCCGGCGCAGCTGAACGGGCCGCAGCCCATGCGATCGCCTTGGACAGGAGGGTTCGTGTCGCCCGTGCAGCAGGTCCCGGCCACTACGATGGGCGAAATGGGCGCCATGCCAGTTCGTCAGTTCCGGGACCGCATGGGTTCGGCGCCGGTCATTCCCGTTCACGCGATGCCTTCCCCCTTGCTTGCAACTCCCGCGGCGTCTAGCAACAGCAGTGCTACGGTGCCTCCCACAACGACAACAatgtcgtcctcgtcctcaacGGCGTCGGCCGGTCCTCGACCGGCCCACCCGATGTACCAGCACACTCGAGTCCGGTCGGAGCCTGGCCAAGCTCTGCGGACGCAAAGCTTAGCCAACCTGTCTCAGCTCAACTCTCCACCAGGCATGCCGATGGATTCCACAGAGCCAGTGCCGACACCAGACTTGTGCCCGACGCCCAGCACACCACAGTCCCCCACATCGACGGGGCAGGACCCGGGTCTTTGGGGGCTAGACCTGAACAAGGACGAGGGGGTAATGGGATACGCACAGGAGCACCATATGGATCCTGACTATGAAGATTTCAGCCGGTTCGCATTTACGCTGGGCAGTGGTCCCCAGCTGCCGGAATCAGAAACGGCGTTTGATGAATTTTTTACCATGGAGGATTTTCCCGTCAGTGCATGA